The nucleotide window GGCTTCATTCGTTCATCTACGCCTGCACACTGAATACTCCCTGGTCGACGGTCTGGTGCGGATCAAGCCACTGGTCAAGACTCTGGTGGGCATGAACATGCCCGCCGTGGCGGTCACCGACCAGAACAACATGTGTTCGCTGGTCAAGTTCTACAAGACCGCCATGGGCGGCGGGATCAAGCCGATCTGCGGCGCCGACCTGTGGCTGTCCAGCAAGGATCCGGACGCACCGTTGAGCCGTATCAGCCTGCTGGTCATGAACGCCTTGGGTTACCGCAACCTGACCGAGTTGATCTCCCGCGGCTTCATCGATGGCCAGCGCAACGGTTCGATCATCATCGAGCGCGAGTGGGTGGCCGAGGCCAGCGAAGGCCTGATCATGCTGTCGGCGGCCAAGGAGGGTGAAATCGGCCTGGCCCTGCTCAGCGGCAACGCCGAGGAAGCCGAGACGCTGGCCCGCGACTGGATGGCGGTATTCCCGGACCGTTTCTACATCGAAGTGCAGCGCACCAATCGTCCCAATGACGAAGAGCACCTGCATGCCGCCGTGGCGCTGGCCGACAAGATCGGCGCGCCGCTGGTGGCGACCAACGACGTGCGCTTCATCAAGCAGGAAGACTTCGAAGCCCACGAAACCCGCGTCTGCATCGGTGAGGGCCGGGCCCTCGATGACCCGCGCCGGCCAAAGAACTACAGCGATCAGCAATACCTCAAAAGCGCCGAGGAAATGGCCGAGTTGTTCAGCGATCTGCCCGAGGCGCTGGAAAATACCGTCGAGATCGCCAAGCGCTGCAACATCGAAGTGAAGCTGGGCAAGCACTTCCTGCCCAACTTCCCGATTCCCGATGGCATGACCATCGACGAGTATTTCCGCAAGGTCTCGTTCGACGGCCTCGAAGAGCGCCTGAGCGTCCTGCTGCCCAAGGACACCACCGAGGACTACGAAGCCAAGCGTCAGGTCTATGTCGACCGGTTGAATTTCGAACTGGATATCATCATCCAGATGGGCTTCCCCGGTTACTTCCTGATCGTGATGGACTTTATCCAGTGGGCCAAGAGCAATGGTGTGCCGGTAGGGCCGGGTCGTGGATCGGGTGCCGGGTCGCTGGTGGCCTACGTGCAGAAGATCACCGACCTCGACCCGCTGGAATATGACCTGCTGTTCGAACGCTTTCTCAACCCGGAACGGGTTTCCATGCCCGACTTCGACGTCGACTTCTGCATGGACGGTCGTGACCGGGTGATCGATTACGTGGCCGAGAAATATGGCCGCAACGCGGTGAGCCAGATCATCACCTTCGGTTCCATGGCCGCCAAGGCGGTGGTGCGTGACGTGGCGCGGGTACAGGGCAAGTCCTATGGCCTGGCGGATCGTCTGTCGAAGATGATTCCGTTCGAAGTCGGCATGACCCTGGAAAAAGCCTACGAGCAGGAAGAAATCCTGCGGGACTTCATCAAGGTCGATGAAGAGGCCGCGGAAATCTGGGAGATGGCCCGCAAGCTCGAAGGCGTGGTGCGTAACGTCGGCAAGCACGCCGGTGGTGTGGTGATCGCGCCGACCAAACTGACCGACTTCTCGCCGATCTATTGCGACGAGGAGGGCGACGGCCTGGTCACCCAGTTCGACAAGGACGACGTCGAGGCGGCCGGCTTGGTGAAGTTCGACTTCCTGGGCCTGCGGACCCTGACCATCATCGACTGGGCGTTGAAGACCATCAACCGCGACCGGGCCAAGGTCGGCGAAGAGCCGCTGGATATCGCGTTCATTCCACTGGACGACAAACCGACCTACAGCCTGTTGCAGAAGGCCGAAACCACGGCGGTGTTCCAGCTCGAATCCCGCGGCATGAAGGAGCTGATCAAAAAGCTCAAGCCCGACTGCCTGGAAGACCTGATCGCACTGGTGGCCCTGTTCCGTCCGGGCCCTTTGCAATCGGGCATGGTGGACGACTTCATCAACCGTAAGCACGGTCGCGCCGAACTGGCGTACCCGCACCCGGATTACCAGTACGAGGGCCTCAAGCCGGTACTGGCACCGACCTACGGCATCATCCTGTATCAGGAACAGGTGATGCAGATTGCCCAGGTCATGGCCGGCTACACCCTCGGCGGCGCGGACATGCTGCGTCGGGCGATGGGTAAGAAAAAACCCGAGGAGATGGCCAAGCAGCGCGGGGGCTTCATCGAAGGTTGTGCGAACAACGGCATCGATGCGGACCTGGCCGGTAACATCTTCGACCTGGTGGAAAAATTCGCCGGTTACGGCTTCAACAAATCCCACTCTGCCGCCTACGGTTTGGTGTCGTACCAGACTGCATGGCTGAAGGCGCATTACCCGGCGCCGTTCATGGCGGCCGTGCTGTCGGCGGATATGCACAACACCGACAAGGTCGTGACCCTGATCGAAGAAGTGCGGACCATGAAGTTGCGCCTCGACGCGCCGGACGTGAACGCTTCGGAGTTCAAGTTCACGGTGAACGATGAGGGCCGCATCATTTATGGCCTGGGCGCGATCAAGGGCGTGGGCGAGGGGCCAGTAGAGGCCATCACCGAGGCACGCCAGGAGGGGCCGTTCAAGGATCTGTTCGATTTCTGTGCCCGGGTCGACCTCAAGCGTATCAACAAGCGCACCCTCGACGGCTTGATCCGCAGCGGCGCGCTGGACCGGCTGGGTCCGTACTTCCATGACGAACCCAAGGCCTACCAGGCCAACATCGACCGCAACCGCGCGGTGTTGCTGGCGGCCATGGAAGAAGCGATCAAGGCCGCCGAACAGACCGCTCGCACCCATGACAGCGGCCACGCCGACCTGTTCGGCGGCCTGTTCGTCGAAGAAGACGCCGATGTCTACGGCAACCATCGCAAGGCCAAGGAGTTGACCCTCAAGGAGCGCCTCAAAGGCGAGAAAGACACCTTGGGGCTGTACCTCACCGGTCACCCGATCGATGAATACGAAGGCGAAATCCGCCGCTTTGCCCGTCAGCGCATCATCGACCTGAAGCCGGCTCGCGATACGCAAACCGTCGCCGGCATGATCATCGCCCTGCGGGTGATGAAGAACAAAAAGGGCGACAAGATGGGGTTCATCACCCTCGACGACCGTTCCGGGCGCATCGAGGCCTCGTTGTTTGCCGATGCGTTCCACTCGGCACAGTCACTGTTGCAGACCGACGCGATGGTGGTAGTGGAAGGCGAGGTCAGCAACGATGACTTCTCCGGTGGCCTGCGGCTTCGGGTCAAGCGGGTGATGAGCATGGAAGATGCCCGGACCAACCTGGCCGAGAGCCTGCGCCTGAAGTTGCAGACCCAGGACCTCAAGGGCGACCAGCTACGCTGGCTGGGTGAGTTGTTCAAGCGCCATCGCGGTGCCTGTCCGATCACCATGGAGTACGTGCGCCCCGACGCCAAGGCCGTGCTGCAGTTCGGCGAGGGCTGGCGGATCGATCCGGCGGACGCGTTGATTCAAGCCTTGCGTGACCAGTTCGGCAAAGACAACGTCTTCCTCCAATACCGTTGACGGCCAGGGGCCACTCCTGGACTTGGAGTGTCCCTGACCGCGACCCGAATTTTTAATCTCGACCTGAACGCGCCTCTCCCTTAAGGTAGGGCGCGAATAGACAACCGGCCGGCCCAAGCTCTCTTGGACGTCGACCCAAGACGGACGCCTATGAACCCGAATTTTCTAGATTTCGAACAGCCGATCGCCGACCTGCAAGCCAAGATCGAAGAGTTGCGCTTGGTCGGTAATGACAATTCGCTGAATATCGGCGATGAGATCTCTCGTCTGCAGGACAAGAGCCGCACGCTGACCGAGGACATCTTCGGCAAGCTGACCAGCTGGCAGATCGCGCGCCTGGCGCGTCATCCGCGTCGTCCATACACCCTGGACTACATCGATCACATCTTCACCGAGTTCGACGAACTGCACGGCGACCGTCACTTCTCCGACGACGCCGCGATCGTCGGCGGTGTCGCCCGCCTGGACGACCAGCCGGTGATGGTCATCGGTCACCAGAAGGGCCGCGAAGTGCGCGAGAAAGTCCGCCGCAACTTCGGCATGCCGCGTCCGGAAGGCTATCGCAAGGCCTGCCGTCTGATGGAAATGGCCGAGCGCTTCAAGATGCCGATCCTGACCTTCATCGACACCCCGGGCGCCTACCCGGGCATCGACGCCGAAGAGCGCAACCAGAGCGAAGCGATTGCCTGGAACCTGCGGGTCATGGCACGGCTGAAAACCCCGATCATCGCCACCGTCATCGGTGAAGGCGGTTCCGGCGGTGCGTTGGCCATCGGCGTCTGCGACCAGTTGAACATGCTGCAGTATTCCACCTACGCGGTAATCTCGCCGGAAGGCTGCGCCTCGATCCTGTGGAAAACCGCCGAGAAGGCGCCGGACGCCGCGGAAGCCATGGGCATCACCGCCGAACGTCTCAAAGGCCTGGGGATCGTGGACAAAGTGATCAACGAGCCCGTGGGCGGCGCCCACCGTGACCCGGCCGCGGCTGCCGCGCTGATCCGCGCCGAGCTGAGTTCCCAGCTGTCGATGCTGAAGAAGTTCGACAACGACGCGCTGCTGGCCCGTCGCTACGAGCGGTTGATGAGCTACGGTCTCTGACCTGAAGCTGCTTCACCCCATGTGGGAGCGAGCCTGCTCGCGATTGCGGTATAACAGTCAACAGATATGTTGAATGTTAAGCAGCCATCGCGAGCAGGCTCGCTCCCACATTCGTTTTGTGCAAGGTGATCGATATGAGCCAACCAACGATTGATCTTGCAGCCCGGCTTCTGCTGAATCTCTCCCCCTGGCGCAACGCTGCCGTCTGGCGTATCGCCTTCTCCGGCGGTCTCGACTCCACCGTCCTGCTGCACTTGCTCGCATCGCTTTCAAACACGCAGACCCTGCCACCCCTTAGCGCTATCCATGTCCACCACGGCCTCCAGGCCGCGGCCGATGCCTGGCCGGAGCATTGTCGTCGGGTGTGTGAAGCGCTGGGAGTGCCGCTGCAGGTGGTCGAGGTCCAGGTCCGCCCCGGCGCCAGTCTCGAGCGGGCCGCCCGGGAGGCACGCTATGGCGCTTTCGCCGCGGCGCTCCAGGACAATGAAGTGCTGCTCACTGCCCAGCACCGTGACGATCAGGCTGAAACCCTGCTGTTTCGTTTGCTGCGGGGGGCGGGCGTGCGGGGCTTGTCGGCGATGCCGAGGCAGCGTCCCCTTGGGCAGGGATGTTTGCTGCGCCCGTTACTCGATGTGTCCCGCGCGGAGCTGGAGGCCTATGGGAAGCAGCAGGGTTTGAGCTGGATCGAAGATCCGTCCAACAACGATCATCGGTATTCGCGCAATTACCTGCGCCAGCGGGTTTTCCCGGTGCTGACCGAACACTGGCCCCAGGCTGCGTCGAGCCTGGCCCGTGGCGCTGCGCACCTGACAGAGGCCCAGGGTCTGCTGGATGACCTGGCGCGGATCGATCTGGCCGACGCCAGGACCCCGGGCGCGTTTGACTGGCTCGGCCTGCCGTCCCTGGCGCTGGCACCTTTGCAGGCCTTGTCGGTGGCTCGCCAGCGCAATGCAATGAGCCACTGGCTGGCGCCGCTGACCCTGCTGCCGGACAGCGACCACTGGGCCGGCTGGGATTCGCTGCGCGACGCGGGGGACGATGCCCGGCCGATCTGGCGCCTGGCCGGCGGTGAGCTGCACCGGGCCGGCGGGCGGGTCTGGTGGTTACCCGACCCTTGGCTGCAACCAGTCTCGGGCTGTGTCGAATGGCCCCGGACAACTGATCCCTTGGGTCTGCCGGGCAATGGCCGGGTGATCCTCACTGGCAAAATCCCCGACGGTCGGCTTTGCGTTCGCTATCGTCAGGGCGGCGAGGTGATGGCGGTGCCGGGCCGTGGCCATCGGGATCTCAAGCGTTTGCTCAACGAAAGTGGCCTGCCGGCGTTCGTTCGCGGCCGATTGCCGCTGCTGTATCGGGACGGACAATTGCTGGCGGTGGCCAACCTGCCGGGGCTCGATGGAGGCGCTAATGGCACCTGGCAATTGCATTGGCAGCCATCGGAGTAAGATCTGGGTTTGAGCTGAAAGGGGCTTTCCGGTAGACTACGCTCCCTTCTTGATACAACTTCTGTGGATTCGCCTGAATTGCAGGAGTTGCCGATTACCAAGCAGTCTTTGCTGGGCGATTCCAAAAAATGTGTAGCGAGCAACGTACCGGTGATTTGTCTTCCGGTCTGTCCCAACGCGGCGGTTTTTTTGAAAGGTGCACTGTGATTAATGCAGGTGATCGGGGGCTTCGGCCTTCCTTCGCTTTCCCCGGCGGCTCGGACCGCTTTAACGCAGACTTCTAGGGTTTTTCATGACGCGCTACATATTCGTCACGGGCGGTGTTGTTTCTTCATTGGGGAAAGGCATTGCCTCGGCTTCATTGGCGGCCATCCTGGAGGCGCGGGGACTTAAGGTCACCATGCTCAAGCTGGACCCGTACATCAACGTCGACCCGGGCACCATGAGCCCGTTCCAGCACGGCGAAGTGTTCGTCACCCATGACGGCGCCGAGACCGACCTGGACCTGGGCCACTACGAGCGGTTCATCCGCACGACCATGACCCAGAACAACAACTTCACCACCGGCCGCGTCTACGAG belongs to Pseudomonas sp. B21-028 and includes:
- the tilS gene encoding tRNA lysidine(34) synthetase TilS, which produces MSQPTIDLAARLLLNLSPWRNAAVWRIAFSGGLDSTVLLHLLASLSNTQTLPPLSAIHVHHGLQAAADAWPEHCRRVCEALGVPLQVVEVQVRPGASLERAAREARYGAFAAALQDNEVLLTAQHRDDQAETLLFRLLRGAGVRGLSAMPRQRPLGQGCLLRPLLDVSRAELEAYGKQQGLSWIEDPSNNDHRYSRNYLRQRVFPVLTEHWPQAASSLARGAAHLTEAQGLLDDLARIDLADARTPGAFDWLGLPSLALAPLQALSVARQRNAMSHWLAPLTLLPDSDHWAGWDSLRDAGDDARPIWRLAGGELHRAGGRVWWLPDPWLQPVSGCVEWPRTTDPLGLPGNGRVILTGKIPDGRLCVRYRQGGEVMAVPGRGHRDLKRLLNESGLPAFVRGRLPLLYRDGQLLAVANLPGLDGGANGTWQLHWQPSE
- a CDS encoding acetyl-CoA carboxylase carboxyltransferase subunit alpha, coding for MNPNFLDFEQPIADLQAKIEELRLVGNDNSLNIGDEISRLQDKSRTLTEDIFGKLTSWQIARLARHPRRPYTLDYIDHIFTEFDELHGDRHFSDDAAIVGGVARLDDQPVMVIGHQKGREVREKVRRNFGMPRPEGYRKACRLMEMAERFKMPILTFIDTPGAYPGIDAEERNQSEAIAWNLRVMARLKTPIIATVIGEGGSGGALAIGVCDQLNMLQYSTYAVISPEGCASILWKTAEKAPDAAEAMGITAERLKGLGIVDKVINEPVGGAHRDPAAAAALIRAELSSQLSMLKKFDNDALLARRYERLMSYGL
- the dnaE gene encoding DNA polymerase III subunit alpha: MPASFVHLRLHTEYSLVDGLVRIKPLVKTLVGMNMPAVAVTDQNNMCSLVKFYKTAMGGGIKPICGADLWLSSKDPDAPLSRISLLVMNALGYRNLTELISRGFIDGQRNGSIIIEREWVAEASEGLIMLSAAKEGEIGLALLSGNAEEAETLARDWMAVFPDRFYIEVQRTNRPNDEEHLHAAVALADKIGAPLVATNDVRFIKQEDFEAHETRVCIGEGRALDDPRRPKNYSDQQYLKSAEEMAELFSDLPEALENTVEIAKRCNIEVKLGKHFLPNFPIPDGMTIDEYFRKVSFDGLEERLSVLLPKDTTEDYEAKRQVYVDRLNFELDIIIQMGFPGYFLIVMDFIQWAKSNGVPVGPGRGSGAGSLVAYVQKITDLDPLEYDLLFERFLNPERVSMPDFDVDFCMDGRDRVIDYVAEKYGRNAVSQIITFGSMAAKAVVRDVARVQGKSYGLADRLSKMIPFEVGMTLEKAYEQEEILRDFIKVDEEAAEIWEMARKLEGVVRNVGKHAGGVVIAPTKLTDFSPIYCDEEGDGLVTQFDKDDVEAAGLVKFDFLGLRTLTIIDWALKTINRDRAKVGEEPLDIAFIPLDDKPTYSLLQKAETTAVFQLESRGMKELIKKLKPDCLEDLIALVALFRPGPLQSGMVDDFINRKHGRAELAYPHPDYQYEGLKPVLAPTYGIILYQEQVMQIAQVMAGYTLGGADMLRRAMGKKKPEEMAKQRGGFIEGCANNGIDADLAGNIFDLVEKFAGYGFNKSHSAAYGLVSYQTAWLKAHYPAPFMAAVLSADMHNTDKVVTLIEEVRTMKLRLDAPDVNASEFKFTVNDEGRIIYGLGAIKGVGEGPVEAITEARQEGPFKDLFDFCARVDLKRINKRTLDGLIRSGALDRLGPYFHDEPKAYQANIDRNRAVLLAAMEEAIKAAEQTARTHDSGHADLFGGLFVEEDADVYGNHRKAKELTLKERLKGEKDTLGLYLTGHPIDEYEGEIRRFARQRIIDLKPARDTQTVAGMIIALRVMKNKKGDKMGFITLDDRSGRIEASLFADAFHSAQSLLQTDAMVVVEGEVSNDDFSGGLRLRVKRVMSMEDARTNLAESLRLKLQTQDLKGDQLRWLGELFKRHRGACPITMEYVRPDAKAVLQFGEGWRIDPADALIQALRDQFGKDNVFLQYR